The Planctomicrobium piriforme DNA window GCTGTTTGGCGGGGCACTCCGTCAGGCCGGCATTCCGGCGGCGGCATGCCTGTACGCCCTGGACCATCACGTCGAACGGCTCCGCGAAGATCACGCGAATGCCAAGTTGTTCGCGGAACTGATCGCGGAGATCCCCGGAGTCACCGTCGATTTGAACGGCGTCGAGACCAACCTGGTGTTCTTCGAAATCGATCCAAAGCTCGGCACTGCCGATCAGATCTCGCAAAAGCTCAAAGAGCGGGGAGTGCTGATGTACCCGGCCGGCAGCCCTTATCGCCTGAGAGCCTGCACTCATCTTGACGTCAACGAGAGCCAGATTCGTCAGGCGGCCGAAGTGCTGCGCGGCATCTGCATCGTCGCATAGAACAACGCGGCCCAGCCGATGATGAACAGCACGCCCCCAAACGGCGTCACCGCTCCCAGCCAGCGCATGCCAGTCAGCACCAGCAGATACAGACTGCCGGAGAAGATGATGCTGCCGAACAGAAATGAACGGCCTGCCAGTCTCAGCGACCAGCTCGAACCATGCAGCGACAGCAGCCCGACCGCCAGCAGTGCGAGGCTGTGATACATTTCGTATTCAGCCGCCGTCTTGAAGTCCGCCAAATATTTTTGGGCAGCGGGGATCTGCTGCCCGAGGACCTCACGCGTCTGACCGGCGTATTTCTCCATGAGAAACTCCGGCAGCATATGAGCGCCGAACGAGCCGCAGACAACCGCAATCGCCCCCAGCACCGCGCCGGCCTTGATCCAGAAAAGTCCGTCTTTATTCATGTGGGGCCCGCTATCAACGTTTGAATGCTGTGGAAGAAATCTCACGCCAAGGCGCGAAGATCGCAAAGGAAATGTCGCACGGAATGGTGCAGTAAAAATCGCTTCTTCTCTGCGCTCTCGGCGAACTCTGCGTTTCAAAGAATTTCAAATCTCAATCTTCGCCCCCAGCAGTTTCACGAACGCCGCCAGCCATGCAGGATGGCCGGGCCACGCGGGCGAGGTCACCAGGTTGCCGTCAACATGGACGTCCGTCACCAGACAGTGGACATAATGCCCGCCAGCCAGCGTCACGTCAGGGCCGCAGGCGGGATACGCCGTACACGAGCGGCCTTTCAACATCCCGGCTGCCGCCAGCAGTTGCAGGCCATGACAGATCGCCGCAATCGGTTTCTTCTCGACACCGAAGTGCCGTGCCATCTCCAGCACCTGGGGATTCAACCGCAGGTACTCAGGCGACCGACCGCCAGGCACCAGCAAGGCGTCGTAGTCGGCTGGGTTAATGTCGGCGAATGCGGCATTCAGCGTGAAGTTATGCCCTGGCTTCTCGGAGTACGTCTGATCCCCTTCAAAGTCATGCACCGCCGTGCGAATTTTGTCGCCTGCCTGCTTGAGCGGACAGACTACATGCACCGTATACCCCAGCATGAGCAGCGCCTGAAACGGCACCATCAAC harbors:
- a CDS encoding DJ-1/PfpI family protein, which codes for MPAKKILIIAGDFVEDYELMVPFQALLMLGYTVHVVCPLKQAGDKIRTAVHDFEGDQTYSEKPGHNFTLNAAFADINPADYDALLVPGGRSPEYLRLNPQVLEMARHFGVEKKPIAAICHGLQLLAAAGMLKGRSCTAYPACGPDVTLAGGHYVHCLVTDVHVDGNLVTSPAWPGHPAWLAAFVKLLGAKIEI
- a CDS encoding DUF423 domain-containing protein gives rise to the protein MNKDGLFWIKAGAVLGAIAVVCGSFGAHMLPEFLMEKYAGQTREVLGQQIPAAQKYLADFKTAAEYEMYHSLALLAVGLLSLHGSSWSLRLAGRSFLFGSIIFSGSLYLLVLTGMRWLGAVTPFGGVLFIIGWAALFYATMQMPRSTSAA